One Arachis hypogaea cultivar Tifrunner chromosome 2, arahy.Tifrunner.gnm2.J5K5, whole genome shotgun sequence genomic window, CTAGATCTCATAAACTTAGGTGATCTTCCAATCTAATATAGAGGAGTTAACCACAgattcaaacataaaataaaataaaagcttcTAGTAATGATTAATGAACATACTGAATAATTTTGCCAGCTGTAATCAGATGTTGTTTCTCCACCAAACAGGAATGCCAGTAACAACCGCATTATCAGAAGCAGATGAAGAAGAACAACACTCACTCTTTACACCAACCACCTCTTGGAACCCATGAAAACCGTCACAGCCACCACCAACCACCTTCCCAAGCGGCGGAGCAGCGGTCAAATCCCTAACGGAGAAATTAATAACGCCATTCTTCAAGCCATCCCAATCCCTTAACCGGTAACACAAGAACTGAAGGCAGTGATCAGGTACAATGGTTCCCAGGAAATCAGATAGTGCCACCCTGGCAACCCCAACGTCCCTAACGGATCCCGTGGGGGACGTCTTGCACTTCACCTCAAACGCGATGCTACGCGCGTGTGCCGCAACTTCCACAACAAACTTCTCGTTCCACGAGACAAAGCCGTTGGAGTTGCTGCCGTTTCCTTTACACGACGTCGTGTGGGCGGTTAGGGATTCGGCGCGTACCACCACGAACAC contains:
- the LOC112736161 gene encoding BON1-associated protein 2, giving the protein MDSIETKPRTLELTVLSAENLRVNGKPATKNVFVVVRAESLTAHTTSCKGNGSNSNGFVSWNEKFVVEVAAHARSIAFEVKCKTSPTGSVRDVGVARVALSDFLGTIVPDHCLQFLCYRLRDWDGLKNGVINFSVRDLTAAPPLGKVVGGGCDGFHGFQEVVGVKSECCSSSSASDNAVVTGIPVWWRNNI